A genomic window from Verrucomicrobiota bacterium includes:
- a CDS encoding transposase domain-containing protein, with translation RNWIHIGSKAAGPRVANILSIVETCRRLGLPVRDYLASVLPGLADFPVQRVAELTPRAWAARK, from the coding sequence GGCGCAATTGGATCCATATCGGCAGCAAAGCGGCCGGCCCGCGGGTGGCCAATATCCTCTCGATCGTGGAAACCTGCCGGCGCTTGGGGCTGCCGGTGCGCGACTACCTGGCTTCGGTGTTGCCGGGGCTAGCCGACTTCCCGGTCCAGCGCGTGGCCGAACTCACGCCCCGGGCTTGGGCAGCTCGCAAGTAA